In the Sandaracinus amylolyticus genome, ACGTTGCCGGGCCAGTGCCACGCCTCGAGCCGCGCCACGTCGTGCGCGTCGAGCGCCGGCACCGCACGACCCATGCGCGTCGCGATCCTCAGCAGCGCGGCGCGCGCGAGCGGCTCGACGTCCTCGATGCGATCCCGCAGCGGCGGCAGCTCGATCGGCACGACGTCGAGGCGATAGAAGAGGTCCTGCCGGAAGCGCCCCGACTCGACCATCTCCTCGAGCGGCCGGTGCGTGGCCGCGACGATGCGCACGTCGACGCGCACCGTCGCGCTCCCGCCGACGCGCTCGAGCTCGCCCTCCTGCAGCGCGCGGAGGATGCGCGCCTGCATCGCGGCGCCGAGCTCACCGATCTCGTCGAGCAACAACGTGCCGCCGTGCGCACGCTCGAACACGCCGAGGTGGCGGCGCACCGCGCCGGTGAACGCACCGCGCTCGTGCCCGAAGAGCGCGCTCTCGGCGAGCGTCTCGGGCAGCGCGCCGCAGTTGATCGCGACGAACGGACGCCGCGCGCGCGACGAGCGTGCATGGAGACGGCGCGCGATCACCTCCTTGCCGGTGCCCGACTCGCCGCGGAGCAGCACCGTCACGTCCTGCGCGGCGACCAGCGGCACGATCTCGTGGACGAGACGGCGCATCGCGGGTGACGTCGCGACGATCGAGTCGGGCGAGGCCGCGCGATCGAGCTCGTCGCGCAGCCGCGCGCTGTCGCCGAGCGCACGGCGCGACACCGCAGCGACCCGGGCGAGCGCGTGCACCTGCGCGAACGATGCGCGCACGACGCGCGTGATCGCGTCGCGCAGCGGCTCGCCCCACGGCACGAGCGCGTCGAGCTCGGCGTCGTCCGCCGCGAACGCGCAGACGAGCGTCGTGTCCTCGAGCGGGATCGTGAACGTCGCGCGCATCGGCGCATCGCGCACGACGACCCGCGGCGCGTCACCGCGCGCGAGATGGACCAACGGGAGCGCGGCAGCGAGCGCGGCCGCGATGCCCGACGCGAGCGTGGCCTCGGTGTGCGCGCGCTCGGTCACCGACGCGAGCGCGGCGAGGAGCGAGAACGCTCGGGCCACGCGCGGATCGTCGAATGGCACGCGCGAACGCATGGCACCGGCGGGCCGTGGTCGCAACGGCGGGCCGTGGTCGCGCCACGGCGGGCCGTCGTCGCGCGGTCTCGATCGCGCGTTTTCCGTGCGAAAACCGCACGGCGCACGGTCTGCGATGGCCGGCGATCCCGAGGAGGTCCTTCGATGGCCTACGTGATCGCCGAGCCCTGCGTCTCCGTGTGTGATGGTGCTTGCACGAAGGTG is a window encoding:
- a CDS encoding sigma-54 interaction domain-containing protein, with the translated sequence MARAFSLLAALASVTERAHTEATLASGIAAALAAALPLVHLARGDAPRVVVRDAPMRATFTIPLEDTTLVCAFAADDAELDALVPWGEPLRDAITRVVRASFAQVHALARVAAVSRRALGDSARLRDELDRAASPDSIVATSPAMRRLVHEIVPLVAAQDVTVLLRGESGTGKEVIARRLHARSSRARRPFVAINCGALPETLAESALFGHERGAFTGAVRRHLGVFERAHGGTLLLDEIGELGAAMQARILRALQEGELERVGGSATVRVDVRIVAATHRPLEEMVESGRFRQDLFYRLDVVPIELPPLRDRIEDVEPLARAALLRIATRMGRAVPALDAHDVARLEAWHWPGNVRELENLIERALVLTRGDVIELPATFGAPPPRRAARSTMIERFDDAQRRLITEALEACGGRVYGPTGAAARLGLAPTTLQSKMEKLGLRRR